The sequence ATTTCAGCGACTGGCATTTCGTTTCGAGTGCTGCATAATTTCCTCTGCAACATCAATTGTCAATTATTGCCTTTACGTCGGGTGCTGGCTTCATCCGCTGTGTGGCTCATTTCAGGACAACGGACAGCAGACCAATGTTTTCGCTTCAACAGATTTGCGATATCACGCTGTATGTGTTGTCCGCTCTCGTTAACTGAGGATTGACAGacatgtgtgtgtgtgtatatCTATATATATCTACACACAGGATCAGCTAGGTAATTCGAGCTAGATTGGCAGTCCTATATACGTTTTACCCATacatgtacagtacatatgTCACTCTCTCGTAAGATAGATGAACGAAAATATAGAAAAATTCAAATTAGTAAATTCCCCAAAATTTCAAACCATACCGTACCGTGACCTACAAAGTGAATCCCCGGTGTCGATACATATACCACATTCTCAACGTCGTCCATTGATATGCATGGGGTCAGGCTGGTGTGAGCGCAACCTTGGCCCCGTGTTCGCTCGAGAGTGTAAGAGTCGTGTGCTCGACAAAAGGCAGTACGGGATCTCGGTTCTCAATATCCTTGAAAACTTGGAGAAGCCTGGTAATCACATATGAGGCTTCAACTAAGGCGTATTGCTCTGTTGTTACCGCATTAGCAAAATGTATTTTTCCGCACGAAAAGACGGCTGAACTATTCCAAGGATAATACTTACGGCCCAAGCATATTCTAGGCCCACCGTTGAATGGGATATAATTCCACCCTGGCCGTATCGTTTCCCATCGGCTCGGCCTAAACTCGTTCGTGTCTTCGCCGTAGAATTTACTGCGATGGAGGCCCCAGGTTGAGTAGAGGACGAAGGTACCCTTCTTTACTAgaattttgctttttccaTCCGGGCCACCACCGCGGGGCAGGGTTGTTGTTACAACGGCTTCACGCCCATTCCATGGGACGACTGGGAATAAACGGAGTGCTAGCAAAATATCAGAACACCACTATTCTTCTTCGTTCTAGCGCTGGAAAAGATGGAAGACTTACTTTCATTAAGCACGTATCGCAGATACCTCAAGGACTTGATATCCTCGTAGGTAGGCAACCTGTCGCCGACATTGTCCATAATCTCTTTTCTCAATTCATCCCAGACATCCTTATGCCGTGCAAGCTGGTGAAAGCAAGCGGAGAGAAGACTCGCCGTGGTGTCTCTTCCAGCAAGGAGAATGTTGAGCAGTTCTGATCGCAGCCGGACTGGGTCTCTGATGCTCTTGGAAATTTCCTCAAGGAAGACATATTTGCCATTTGAATCATATGACGTAGGCTTTCCAGCAGCGTGGAGCTCCAAGGCTTTGTGTGTAAATCTGTCGATATACTCCTGAACAAAAGCAGAAACTCGCTTGAATTCGCTGCTGTCTTTCTGAAGGAAATACAGATCTCCCAGCAGCGTGCGCAACATGCAGATTTCTTTTAAGTGTTGTCAGTAATGATCGATACTGTCGGGATACGCGGAGTCATACCTGTACCCCGAGTAAAATCATGGTAAAATTGCGTCTCCTTTGGAGGACTATCAGGAAGGAGACTATTCACACTCTCGCCGAACAGGAAATCAGTTGCTAAAGTAGATTAGCACGGATTTCAAGGGAGGCAGATTGCAGGAACGCTTGCCGGTATCCAGAGTAAGTCGGAAGAAAAGCTCTTGGAGATCGCACGTTTCGTTTCTGGGTATTCTACTGATAAGATTCTGAACGAACTCTTCTAGCTTTGCAAGATCCTGTATTTGGTGTCTCGCAAATTGGGGTCGAAGCACCGCACGGGAATGTCTCCATGGCTCCCCCTTGGAACCACCGCCGTATACATGTGTGAATATTCCTTCTCCCAGCATGGGGTAGAAAGCGTCAAGTCTGGAATCTCCAAGAGAAAACTGTTCAAACTGCGTAGACAATATGGCCTTGATATTCTCAGGGTCACGGGTGTCGATGTATGTGCGACCGAACATGTCAGACGTGTAGGTGTCACCGAGTTCATCGTAGCGTTCGAGGTTTTTCTGAAGAAATACGTGCTCCTCTTTGTGCTTTGCTATGTCTCGGTAGACATTGATGCCAAAGATACCCTGATTCGGAGCCTTTGGCGGATCCTCAGTGTTTTCGAGCTTGCGGATGCGCTCCGCTTCCAGGTAGGATTGCAGGTACCGGTACCCAACATGAAGGGCACCCGCCGCAGGCGGAATGAGCAGTATATTCGTGAGGTTCAACATGATTAGAATTGATGACAGTTTACTCTGTGGATTTGATCGCCACTAATTGGCGATGAAGCGATGTTAAATAGTTTGAGAACCTGGCTTGCTGAACTAGCCAGCCCCTCTTCGGTTGCTGGGTCCGAGCAAGGATCCCTAAACCAAGACGGCCGCAGGACAGGCGATGACCTGCAGTTCGACATAATTCATCCAGGCTCGGATTCACTTGTTCGACATGCCAAGCAAGATGGCGAACAGGTTACTCTATCGGGCGTAGGATACGGACGAATACTTAAGTTTCTTGGGCAGACCAGTTCACCAAAGCCTCAGAAGCTCGGGGTAACTTTCAACCGCACAACTAGGATCCCGAGGGTGCCGAGGCCCCCGACAAGTACGGGACGGGTTCATCCCTAGTCGGCGATGTTCTTAAATACTTCTGCCTTGGATAGTGAGTTACTTCGTGGTCTCGTGGAATTGCATGTGCTCCGTCCACCTGAGACGCGGGTTATAAGGATCTTGTGCAGCAGTGATGATTTGGACGGTCTATACGATTGGCTAGCAGGTACAACTATAGTGTACATAACATCAGAGTATGTGAAACACAGGCAGGGTATTATTCTATCTTTCGAAAAAAACAACAATGAATGATCAAGCGTCTATCCGTATTCTGCAATGTCATCTATTCCCACTGCCTGCAGATAGTCGCCATGCTCTCAAAGGCAGCTTCTGCAACTTGAGCACCGCACCCTTAATATATGTCCAGAAGGTGACCACTCCGATGATAACGCAAAGGATATTAGTGATATAGAAACCGTCACGTTCGATATGACATGTACCGCCCCCTGCGATGCAGCGATGCTTATCCGCCTCGAGAGCGCACGAGAAGGGCGACGTGACAGGTGACTTTATATTTGAAGGGTGATTGGAAGGCGGGGTGCAGATGGCTTTGGCGAAGAAATCAACAAATTTGAGAACGAAGAACTTTGGAAACGTTCCCCCAAGGTTCGATACGCTATAAAACGTGGTTagttcttctttttctgcaaTTCCAAAGAAATTCAAATGGGGAACGCACGTTGCGAGGAGCGTCATGTAAGTGCCACCGATCGTTGGATCGGAGATTCGAGCATGGAAGGCGGAAACAGCTACGAACATGATTGTACTCATGGATGTTGAGAAGACATGCTCCAAGATGACAACAAATATATACCATCCAGGAACCGGGGTTTTGGGGAAGATCATCACAACGATTTGGGCCAGGACCGCAGCAACAAGTCTTCCAACAAACGACCAGCACCACAGCCTCATTGGCGTGTACTCGGTCGACCATTTGCCGGCAAAGTAACCCAGGCCAATTTCAAATGGGAAATCAATAAGGACAACCAGAGCCATGTTATCTTGACCAAAGCCCTTATCAATTAGCTTAAGGTTAGTTACAGCCTCATTTGCCTGGAAGCCGATTTTGGCGATAAGATGGATTATGATGATGGTCTGAATATTCTTCAGCTTCAGTACACCCCACATCGACTTGTAAACATCCGTGATGCTATCTCGCTCCTTTGTCCTATCCTCTTTCTTGAATACTGCCAAACCCAGGGTAATGGCCAAGTACGCCCAGCCCCAAAATGTGAGGTAGCCTCCTAGAGTAATAAGCCCGTCATCCGTTGGGGTTGTTCGGAACCACCTATTCGCGAAATCGGGAGAATTGAACGCTAAGAAGACCGTGTATGAAAGAAAGTTCCCAGCGGTGAGGCCAACGGTCTGTGCGGTGGATGCGTAGGCAATGTTCTGTGGAGACAAAAGCGAAATAGCCCAACCGTCAACGGCAATGTCCTGAGTTGCGCAGAGGAAGACGAGGAGGAACCACCAGCCGGTAAAGTTCCAGACACCGTCCGTGCCTTGCGCTTCGGTTGCAGCCATCATGCTCTCGACTCTGCTGCCCAGATACACCATGGCGAGGCCAGAAACGGTCTGAATCGGTGTTATCCAACTCTTTCTCCTTCCAAATTTGGGGCTCCAAACCGCGTCCACTATAGGACTCCATAGTAGCTTTAGGGAATATGGGTAGGAGGCGAGTGAGAAGATGCCGATTTGGGTGTAGGAGAGGAATGGCTTGAGAAGGAACGGTACGGAACCCATCGCGAGGCCCATAGGAACTCCCTGTAGAAAGTAAAGCAGAACTAGCaaaagaaagtttctctggTCGTACGCAGGCAAGTCTGCAAAGCTCGTGCTTGAGAGCCCCGGTGTCTGCGGAGTAGGCGGCGGCTCATCGTCCAGGGAGAAGTCTGATCTGTTCATAACCCGTGAGGCGAGCGATGTCGTGGAGTCTAGGGAGACATCCTTTCTTCGCAGCCCAACGCCGGAATCCATGCCGCCGTTCGCGTGGCCGTTCTCGCCAAACGCGAGCTTAAGGCTAGGTCTGGATGAACGGCGCTTGAGTGAATTGTGCTTTCGAGTCATTGGTCGTCGACCCCTTGAATCCTCGCTGGATACCAAACTGCTGTTCAAGCCCTCTTCCAAAAGTTCGAATTCTGAGGAGCAGGAAAATTCGTCGTCGCTCCCTGCCGCGCTGATATCGTCAGTATGGCGAGGGTTTTGGTTATGATCAGAGTACCGTTGCGCAGACGTCAGAGAGCGGAGTTCCACGTCGCTACGCTGGCTATCGGTATGCGGTGCATATGAGGTAGCATGGGAGCACTGGGGCCCCTGGGAAGAACCTTCGGCGGAGTGGCGCGGAGAGTGCATCCAAAACGCGCGGGCCCTAAAGGAAAGCTGGCCTCACGAGAGCGCTCGTTTTTCACGCTTGTGGGGTCGGCGGGCTGACTAAGGGTGCTGGGAAGCTTGGAAGCGCCAAATGTCGTCCCCCGATTGCCCGGTTGCGCGGAATTTCGTCTGCCTCGACCGGGTTTACTTCCTGACAGATTGCAGGCCAGCGTGATCGTTTTTTTTCAACGGCCGTTGAGCTGTCACGGCTCGGCCCAAAATCCGGGTCAGGTGATGTTGCCCCTGATTGACACTCGTGCAGCGACGATCAGACTGTCGTGAGCGACCAGAGAACGCGTGCAAAGGTCCCGCTGAAACCATACGTGATACCTCCTCCCGCCCAAAGCAAGATGGAACAAACTACTCCACCAGAACCCGATCCGTCGCTTGTTCTCGATGAAGAGATATCGAAACTCCGCTCTGAAAGTATGTACTCGCGACGCGTCTCCGCTTGCTGTACGAAATCCTAACTAGAGCTTCAGTTCAAAATCTGACAAAGTGCCGACGGGTTTTATCAGCCAGTCTGCTCTCCACCAATGCAGTTCAGAGTGCTCTAGGACGACAAAATGCGTCCGATTCAAATCCAAGCCTCGTCCCCGTTGTCTTGGACAGCCAGAACCACGCGCTTTCCAACCACCATCGAGCTGTGTTTTCCACCACATCGTTCCCTTTCAAGGACCCTTCCCCGCACTCCCGGTCGCAGAATCTCTTGGGAATACGTATTGACATCTGTACCCGAGGCGGCAGATACTCTAAACCGTATTATCTCCTACTCAAACGTGCACACAGCGACCAAAAATTGCTGCGAGTTCACAGACATACCATACCCGCGTTCATTCCGTTAAATCAGCTAGAAAGAAGGTATCTCGCCGTGCCAGACGTCGACTTCGAACTTCAGCAAGCCTTAAAGGCAAAACCGGGAAAACAAGACCTCAAGAGGTTTGTTCGCCAGCTCAGACGAGAACTCGTTGCATGGCACTTGCGGAGAGACGCTATCGCGTGGCTTCGAGAGGAGCTGGGTATTGACAAAGTCGAGTGTGTCAGGGATTCTCAAGGGTCAGATTCACTTGCCGTAAAGCTTGGAATATCGTCTATAACACCAGCCTCACTTGAGACACGTTACCTCCGTTTTGAATGGCGCGATGGGCGTGTGGGTCAGATTCAATTGTCTAGTCAAGGGCTCGTCGAGCGCGCAGTGGTTGTGAGCAGCGAAGGCCGTGATATGACAACGGAAAATCTGTTTTTGAGAGGCGATCGTAGGATTGAGACCGCGGTTCAAAGGCTACTCGATGCGAACATGACTGGCTAAAAGGGGGGGGACTTTGTAAAGGAGAATCTCAAGCATTGTTTTTGAGTGGATGAATAGTGCCAGGCCACAACAAACTCATGCACATCACAAAGTTtgtgtgttttgtttatTTCAACTTATGACACTTTTCTCTAAGAATAAAAATCGGCAAATAACCCTCCCTGATGCGGCCAAAATATACTGGCTACACAGGGTACGACACACTGCTTTTGGCCTTTGTCAGAGCCCAGTAGAGCAGCTGATTTAAGACACTTATCCTTCCCATCTTTCAAGCCCTCACACTTCAAAACCCTCTCGCGGTGGATCTCCCGGCACTTTTTCTCACAAGTTTTCTTAATTTCATTATCACGTTTGTTCTTCGGTATGGCGCCAGCGGCGACATATACTGCACTGAGGAGGAAACACAGGTACACGGAAAGTTTCATTCTAAATTCTGCTTTGTTCAGATTAGCTGTTGGTGCTGGATCAGGACTGAAAGGCacatacagagtacacaGCACACTATGCGTTTGATGCTTTTCGATCACAATCTAGGGCCTGATCATGTGTTAGTTGATTTGTAAAGTTGGTGAGCCCTGCTTGTCAAATTCAGTGGCTTACCTTCGTTGTCAGGAGGCTTGTCTGTCTTAGCAGAAGCGGTTTTTGTTGAAGTTGTTGAAGGGGATATGGCGATATTTATCATTATCGAGAAAATACGGAGCTCACACTCATCGGAGCGGATCCCGCCCTTGAGTGACCGTCACAGCCAGCCTAAAACCAAGGCACAGGAAGCTTGCATACAATTACCTATTCCCAACTGGGGTAAATCCCCGTCACTTGGCTGGCAAACGACCTGGTTGTCAACACCGACAAGTTGCCCGAAGTGTTGGTTCCTGAAGTCAAGCCCGGAAACTCTAGACTCTTATTACCTTTCTGTAAGGGATTGCAATCCTTTCGTTCTCAGAAAACTGAGAAATCGTTTCCTATCCGCCATGACGTGAAGCCCATTCGTTCGGTTTTCCGGCCAAAAAAGATGATTCTTTGGGCTTGGGCTCGAAGGAATCGATTCTGTCTTCTATTGGACGGTGCGCTGTATGCAGTATGAAATATCGCTCAACGCTTTATTCCTTCAAGTTGGATTTCGAACCAGTCTTTCGACGCAACCTCTACAGCGATTTTTGCGTGATGTGGTAGACCGGTAACCTATAGCTCTTTTGCACAAGGTATCTCGGACTGGACCACGTTCCTTGCGATGCCTGTGCAGCGGGAATGTTTCCAATTTCGCCATGGATAATGCGAAGCTGCCGGACTCGCGCTTGGGGAAGTTATCCCAGGCTATGTAGTCTACCGGTACTATTTCCAGTTTTGACAATTGGTTTGCGTGAGGAAGGCTTTTAAGGGGTCGTTTCACCGATGTTTAACATACAGAGTAGATTCAAGGGTTTGTTTGTCATGATATTAAGCTATTATTTCCTAGCAAAAATCTATGTGATTAGTTTTTGCATTATGATGATATGCAATGGGCATATCTATAGACATTATACTCAACACCCGGATAGGACGCCTAGGAACCATTATTTGCAAAATTAGCTCCTCTAGGAGTAGAAGTATATCCATAACATTAGCAAATAACAGAGAGTTGCTCTGAAGTGGGTATCATCATGAGCAAAGTATGTGCAAgcgaaagaaaaaataaaaacaaaaacttCCCATAAATGCAATGGATATGTGGGGCATATGAGTTGTGAATGAGGATATCAAGGTAACAAAGATGTCCGAGAATACGCAGTAAAACACCGATAGTAGTGAAATAGGTCTTTCCGGAGAGATGTGGAGTATATGGGAGCGGAGTTAGGTTTGATGTGATGGGAGAGATGTCACGAATGTCGTTTTTCAGGGGTTTTGCATGCTATCCGCCCAACGGTCTGTTGATCATTGCTAGGGCGCGCTATATCAATAGAGGTATCATCTCCGATATCCCCAAAGGATAACTTCGGAAGAGGGCTGTAATATTCTTGGGTATCGATTTCGAGCTTCTTTCGAAGAATACTTTCTTCAAGCATCCATCTTGCCTGTAGACGAGCTCGTTTGGCTTCGAGCCAGCCAAGAGCGACATCTTTTTCTTCGCGACAACGATTTTCTAGATCACGAAGGTCGCGCTCATTagcttcttcaagaagacgAACGTCCTGTTCCCATTTCTTCAGAGCATTTTCGTAATGCTTCGCCTGCGTATCTCGAAGAACCTTGATCTTTGATTCGTGTAGAGAGTCCATTGTGGCAAGTTCGTGCTGCTTTTGCCGGAGGAGGTCTCTATACTCCTTGCTGTATCTCCGCTGCGGTAATCGGGACTCTGCGCTGTTGTCTCCAAGTTGCGTTTCTGGCGGTGGGGTTATGAAATAAGCTTCCATATAACGTATGCGGCTCTGCAAGGCCTGCTTTTCACGCTTGAATTCTTCAGTCAAAGAAAGCTCCGCCATCAGGTCCCGCTCTTCTCGACGAACAGCCTTCTGGGAATTCTATACAGGAATTAGACATTAAGAATTTCCGGTTTATATAGGAGCTATCATTACCTGCGCGACCAAATCCTCCACGGCCTTAATATGCCGGCTCTTAGTCTCCTCGAGAGTGCGACGATGACCACGCAAAATGGGTACCAACATCTTCCTCCGAAATATCAAATATCTCTGCATCTGACCTTCATGAGCGGCACGCATGGCTTTTAATTCCGGAGTGACTAAACTCCGCCGCAGACACCCTTCGTCGATTGGTGCAAGAGTGTCCCTACTGGCTAAAGACTCGGTGGTGTTGATGTCTAGGCTTCTTCCTTGTCGTATGTCACGAAGACCATTGGATGGGCTCGAGCTGAGCTCTGATGGCGTGGTTGAAGGAAGAATCCCAAGTGCAGACCCTTTCCGTCTGCGAAGGTTTGGAATTCGGGAAATTGCATGCTTTAGGCCGAATTTAAATCCCCTATCGATGCCTTCGAGGTTGAGAGAGTGTCTTGTGGGACGGAAGTCAGCAATTGATTGCCTTGGCTCCGATTCGCTGATGCTGCAAGTCGTGGGGCATGTGGACAACGAGGCGATAGAGTGTCGACTGCTCGATATGCGTTCCTTTAGAGACCAAGGCGTAGAGAAGGAAGATAGCGTTCGGGTCGGGGACGGGGTAATCGTGGATGGCAGCGCATATTGACTCGAAATTGAACTTCCATCATTCCCTTCTCTAGGATCCTCCGTAGAATAAGAGCCGGAGCCATCGTTACAGACGGTCAGGCCAAGCGCCCTTGCATCACCAAGAAGCCGGTTGTCAACATTATCTTCAGTTTGGCCTTCGGGTAAGAGCAGAACGGTTTCGCAGTAATGATTTTCGTCTGCGGAGGAAATCTGCAAAGAGCGAACATTGCCCTGAAGTTCGGAAGTTGATGGCCTTGTCAAATCCATCGGCAAGCTCAGGTTTCAGCGGTGCGTACAAGAGCGGTTGGACTCGGAAACACGCGTCTGATGAGAGCTCGAAGAATATGTCGTCGGCAAGGTCGCAATGCCAATAGATGAGAGGAGACATGGGAAGTAGGGAACGGGCGTTAAAATGGAAGCTCAATTGGCCAGCAACCTAAACAAGTATGAGGCGTTTATTGGAACCGGGCCTTCCGGGAAACTTGAACGTTAGCACACCTGGAGTTGGTTGGAGATGGTGAAGGCGAAGGCATCATACATACAGGGCTACTGGCGCTATTCATAGTCGCGGACATGATTAACTTAACGTCTTGCTTTACTCTAGACAAGATAGCTCGTAAACGTTCAACACCCGCAATCGGTATAGGATTCGAAGTGCAATAAGCAAGCGTAATTAGGCATTAATGCAAGACAATCGTGAACTGGGAAAGTGAAGGAGATGTCTCGGCTGGTTGTTGTGCGCATTGTGATCATCGCTGCCAATCATCTGAACTCCGCACCGTCAAGCCATCGCGGCCAAAAAAAGGAACACGCTAGCCCTGAGACAGGAGTCTTGGTCGCCGATCTGGGAGCCAGGCCAAACCAGGGTTCGCGGATCTCCAGCCGCTCCCCTGGTCGACGCTCACTACCGGCAACCCAGGGACGGCGCGCTTTTGCACAGGGTCCTGTTTGTCGGGCCCATCATCCATGGATCGGGTTGGGCTCAAACACAACGCTCAAAAGGCTGTTTTCCCGCGATCTCGTGTGCTGAGTCATCGGGCTGCAGCTTGGCCCCAGATGACCTTTCGTCGAGGTAGCTGTAGCCAGTGCGGAACTGAACGTTGCGATCGCGAGATACTACCCAACAGTTTCGCTTTTGCAGAGCAGAGAAGTTCACGATCGACTACACCCATCATGGACCCGCGGTTCACCGTGATCGTCCGGCTCCCTTTCCCGCGCGGCGATTTTGTTGATCCACCCCCGGTAGGCCGTCCGCAGAAAAACAACTGTCTTTCCCCGATGGATGCTAATGTTTTCCCCAGCCTGACTGGACCACTGCGAAAGATCGAGTGCTATGGGAGGTGCTCCTGCAGCCATCAAAGCCGGTAGATTGTAAGATTGTGACAAGCTCAAGCAATCCTGGCAGAGTGAAACGAGGCTAACAGACACTTGTTTCTAGGGAATGCACTGTAATACCCCTTGTTTGTGTTTACGGACTGGCTTCATCTAACCTTGACACAAGTGCTTCTCAACTGGACGTCACGCTCccgtttcttcttcagcaagCAGCATGGCTCTATGGCCATCGACTGGCACAAGTTCGAGCAGAAATACTAAGAGCTGGGCACCAGCAACCGGCTTCTCCTGCTCCAACGCCGGTAACCACTTCCGGAAGCCATGCTACTGGCGGCCATGCGCTGACTAGGGGTCGCAGCAGTGGTATGTTTCGTAGGATCTTGTACGAAGGACATACGGTTGACGTGTCTTAGGATCTCCAGTCACTTCTAGGTTGTCGAGCCAGCAACGTGAAGGTCAAGGTACCCCACGGCCAGATACAAGTACTCCGCCGACGTCAGCCAAACCCCAAGGTTCGTAGGGTTCACGAGGCGACGAATATGGCTTTAGGAACTGACGAGAATTAGTGTCTCACTCCCGTGCGCCTTCATCAACTGTCCCTCCCGGTCAGATTGCGGCTGTGCGCGCGCTCTCCTCCAAGCCAGCGATATCCCATACTCCTCAAGGAAGAGAACCAAATGACAAGACTCCAATGGACGTGAAATACGATCTTCACACACAGGGCTCAGCGATAGAGCCTCCTGCAGGCGAGGAGAGTCCTGAGCCGATGTCATCGTCTGAATCGGACTCTGACAGTTCAGCCGGACCCGGTATCCCTTTCAAACGGTTCGGCAAATTCTCTTTGCATAGACCCCGAAATACCGAaatggatgaagacgagGATGATGAAGAGTCGCCGGCGTTTCTACCCTTTGAAAATGTGTGCCAGCGGCCCGCTCCCACAGTGGAAAATGACCCCGGGGCCACCCTTCGCCAGGAGCCCGACAAGAGCCACAGGACGCGAGAGTCGCTGCACAAGGAGATTACGGCAACAGCGTCTACCAGCACTACCAGTTCAGGAATAGGATCTACCTCGTCTGGCTACGATGTGCAGCGGAGGCATCCCCGGCTTGGAGCGCTAAGTCCGCGACGGACCGCCGAACTGGCACGTCTGAGCCCACGTCATCAGGGCAAACGCAGCGACGGCACACCCAGCATGGGCAGTAGTTTCAGCGACCTGGATGGTACGTAGAGACCATACTACATATAGAGAGCACTAGATGTGTGCTTCGATTTGGAGTACATGCTGACATTCTGTGACATGTAGATGCCAGCGTGACTCAATCGGCCTTGGAAGAGGCGTTGCTTAGCCATATGCAGAATGGAGGAGTCGCTAGTAGGATGAGCACATTCAGCCAAGCATTACGGAGTAGGTATCTATGATCTGTTAAGCTATGCCACTCTTCACTCCAGGCTTCTCCATCGAAATCCCAGCTGGAGGTCGCAGTTCCCAACGCAGTTCGGCAGAAGATTTGCATCAGGTTGCCCGGCTTGGTTCACGGATCCTCTTTTCTCCGGACTCCGAGATGACGTAACCCCGCAGCCGCAGTTCCGAGGCTAAAACCGAGCAACTTCACAACCCGCCGGAGCAGCCAGAAAACAGCCCGGGAGAAGGACGCCCGCTCATCGTCTGTGCTATCTCCCTGGTGGTTGATGTTCCCTGTCTGTTAGCGGTGTTTCTGCTCTCTTCCTGCTCGCCCTCTCCCTCCCCCTCTAGCGTTGCTTCGCGAGACCGACTTCGGCGATCTAAGATTTTGCGTGCCCCGCCAATGATAGAATATACAAAGTAGTATCTGGTCCTGACAGCCCTCAGCCTCACGCTCGAGCAGCTCGCCAGTTCACGTCCATTCCCGGGACGACGTTGCAGTGAGAGCGAATCCCTAGTCGAATATCCTCAGACTTGCCTTCCAATCCTTCATCGCTCGTCCAACCTGAACGTTTGCCATAATCTTTGCCCCCGGACTTCGATTGGCAGATTTGATTTCAATACACTCGTTCCGGAGCTTTAGCCTAATAACAATCTGCCAATGGCCGCCAAAATCGTTCCTACGGACTCCTTGAGCCCCGATGAGATGGAATCTCACTATTTCAAGACGAATCCCCCGCCCATCCACCTCCAGACCCATATTACAATCGCGCGAGCGTTCATAAATAGGCATGTGGAGGCCGGTCGGCGAGTGGTGCTGGTGACGTCTGGCGGCACCACGGTGCCTCTTGAGGCACAGACGGTCAGGTTCATCGACAATTTCTCTGCCGGAACTCGTGGCGCTACATCGGCCGAATACTTCTTGCAGGAGGGCTACGCTGTGATCTTCTTACATCGGCAGTTCAGTCTGCTTCCTTATTCGCGCCATTACAGTCACTCAACTAATTGCTTCCTTGATTTCATGGACGAAGCCCCCTCGCAGTCGGCATCCTCGTCGTTCTCTTCAACAATTGGCGAAAAGAACACCGAACATGGACCTATCGTGGTGCGGACTGAGTATCAGGATGATATGCGTAAGGTCCTGCGACAG is a genomic window of Coccidioides posadasii str. Silveira chromosome 3, complete sequence containing:
- a CDS encoding uncharacterized protein (EggNog:ENOG410PGYE~COG:Q), encoding MLNLTNILLIPPAAGALHVGYRYLQSYLEAERIRKLENTEDPPKAPNQGIFGINVYRDIAKHKEEHVFLQKNLERYDELGDTYTSDMFGRTYIDTRDPENIKAILSTQFEQFSLGDSRLDAFYPMLGEGIFTHVYGGGSKGEPWRHSRAVLRPQFARHQIQDLAKLEEFVQNLISRIPRNETCDLQELFFRLTLDTATDFLFGESVNSLLPDSPPKETQFYHDFTRGTEICMLRTLLGDLYFLQKDSSEFKRVSAFVQEYIDRFTHKALELHAAGKPTSYDSNGKYVFLEEISKSIRDPVRLRSELLNILLAGRDTTASLLSACFHQLARHKDVWDELRKEIMDNVGDRLPTYEDIKSLRYLRYVLNETLRLFPVVPWNGREAVVTTTLPRGGGPDGKSKILVKKGTFVLYSTWGLHRSKFYGEDTNEFRPSRWETIRPGWNYIPFNGGPRICLGQQYALVEASYVITRLLQVFKDIENRDPVLPFVEHTTLTLSSEHGAKVALTPA
- a CDS encoding uncharacterized protein (EggNog:ENOG410PH6F~COG:P~TransMembrane:12 (i186-208o214-232i253-271o291-309i321-347o367-390i411-432o452-471i483-506o512-539i551-570o626-645i)~BUSCO:3479at33183), coding for MHSPRHSAEGSSQGPQCSHATSYAPHTDSQRSDVELRSLTSAQRYSDHNQNPRHTDDISAAGSDDEFSCSSEFELLEEGLNSSLVSSEDSRGRRPMTRKHNSLKRRSSRPSLKLAFGENGHANGGMDSGVGLRRKDVSLDSTTSLASRVMNRSDFSLDDEPPPTPQTPGLSSTSFADLPAYDQRNFLLLVLLYFLQGVPMGLAMGSVPFLLKPFLSYTQIGIFSLASYPYSLKLLWSPIVDAVWSPKFGRRKSWITPIQTVSGLAMVYLGSRVESMMAATEAQGTDGVWNFTGWWFLLVFLCATQDIAVDGWAISLLSPQNIAYASTAQTVGLTAGNFLSYTVFLAFNSPDFANRWFRTTPTDDGLITLGGYLTFWGWAYLAITLGLAVFKKEDRTKERDSITDVYKSMWGVLKLKNIQTIIIIHLIAKIGFQANEAVTNLKLIDKGFGQDNMALVVLIDFPFEIGLGYFAGKWSTEYTPMRLWCWSFVGRLVAAVLAQIVVMIFPKTPVPGWYIFVVILEHVFSTSMSTIMFVAVSAFHARISDPTIGGTYMTLLATVSNLGGTFPKFFVLKFVDFFAKAICTPPSNHPSNIKSPVTSPFSCALEADKHRCIAGGGTCHIERDGFYITNILCVIIGVVTFWTYIKGAVLKLQKLPLRAWRLSAGSGNR
- a CDS encoding uncharacterized protein (EggNog:ENOG410PNBY~COG:S~BUSCO:11688at33183), with translation MEQTTPPEPDPSLVLDEEISKLRSEIQNLTKCRRVLSASLLSTNAVQSALGRQNASDSNPSLVPVVLDSQNHALSNHHRAVFSTTSFPFKDPSPHSRSQNLLGIRIDICTRGGRYSKPYYLLLKRAHSDQKLLRVHRHTIPAFIPLNQLERRYLAVPDVDFELQQALKAKPGKQDLKRFVRQLRRELVAWHLRRDAIAWLREELGIDKVECVRDSQGSDSLAVKLGISSITPASLETRYLRFEWRDGRVGQIQLSSQGLVERAVVVSSEGRDMTTENLFLRGDRRIETAVQRLLDANMTG
- a CDS encoding uncharacterized protein (EggNog:ENOG410PXPK) — protein: MDLTRPSTSELQGNVRSLQISSADENHYCETVLLLPEGQTEDNVDNRLLGDARALGLTVCNDGSGSYSTEDPREGNDGSSISSQYALPSTITPSPTRTLSSFSTPWSLKERISSSRHSIASLSTCPTTCSISESEPRQSIADFRPTRHSLNLEGIDRGFKFGLKHAISRIPNLRRRKGSALGILPSTTPSELSSSPSNGLRDIRQGRSLDINTTESLASRDTLAPIDEGCLRRSLVTPELKAMRAAHEGQMQRYLIFRRKMLVPILRGHRRTLEETKSRHIKAVEDLVAQNSQKAVRREERDLMAELSLTEEFKREKQALQSRIRYMEAYFITPPPETQLGDNSAESRLPQRRYSKEYRDLLRQKQHELATMDSLHESKIKVLRDTQAKHYENALKKWEQDVRLLEEANERDLRDLENRCREEKDVALGWLEAKRARLQARWMLEESILRKKLEIDTQEYYSPLPKLSFGDIGDDTSIDIARPSNDQQTVGRIACKTPEKRHS
- a CDS encoding uncharacterized protein (EggNog:ENOG410PND5~COG:S) — its product is MDVKYDLHTQGSAIEPPAGEESPEPMSSSESDSDSSAGPGIPFKRFGKFSLHRPRNTEMDEDEDDEESPAFLPFENVCQRPAPTVENDPGATLRQEPDKSHRTRESLHKEITATASTSTTSSGIGSTSSGYDVQRRHPRLGALSPRRTAELARLSPRHQGKRSDGTPSMGSSFSDLDDASVTQSALEEALLSHMQNGGVASRMSTFSQALRSRYL